A segment of the Nasonia vitripennis strain AsymCx chromosome 2, Nvit_psr_1.1, whole genome shotgun sequence genome:
GGACCATCCAGAACAGCCAATGCACGGAACGTATAACGCTTTATTTGGCGTACGGAAGTAAATATTTGCATTCGTAAACACTCTGACATGCAAATCAAATAAGCGAATGTACACGTTAGTTTATAATATTGGCTCGTCAAGTTTGATTAATGCGAATAACGAGGAATTTCAAATTAGTAGTACGTCATGGTTtaacataaatttaattatttgaaaataatagaaaattatgTGTACCTGTCATCGCAGGAACTTCGTCCAGAGTGGACACTAGCTCTATCCTCGGGATAAGTGGCTGTAACTCCTCTTGTgagttgctgttgttgctggtAGTATTTATGATACCATTCAGCATAAGCTGCAGGATCGGTTCTACGTAGATTCTCAAGATATGCATAGTAATTGCTGTTATAATTTGATCCATAATCATATCCTTGATAGCCTGGTCGTAAAATAGAAGAATCAGGAATGATGTTCATatgtataaatgaaaattgatGCACTTTGTCGATACATACTATTGTAACCATAAGATGAATACGGGTCTCTCGATCGCACATAGAAATCTCTTTCTCTATCATTGTATGACGATCTGCTAGACGGCCGGGAACTACGTCAAAAATTTTCACATAAGATTTGCTTGAAATTATGAGAAGAATGTTTAATATCGCAAGTTGAGACCATTGCTAACTTACTTTCTTGCATAAGGATCATCATAGTAATCTCTCCTAAAAGCTTCTCGTGGATCGCGCTGGTCACGATTATCGCGCGGATCATAATCCGGATATCTCCTGGGTCTTCTTGGATCTTCACGCCTCCTGCCGCGATCGCGATCAAGGTAATCGCGATCTCTTGGATCTCTGGGATCTCTTGGATCTCTTGGATCTCTTGGATCTCTTGGATCTCTTGGATATCGTGAATCAAATTCTCTTGGTTCTCTGTCTAGACGTCTAGGATCGGCAGACCTATCATGTCGGCGATCGTCCAATCTCCTTCTGCCTTCTCTGTCATCGATCTCCTCTCTTCTGTTTAGTTCATCTCGAACAAGAAGACGCTCCGTCTCTATATCACGGCTGGTAAGACGCCTATCATCATCTCTGTATGAAGTATCTCGTCTGTCTAGATCCTCGCGAGAATTATACGCGTAATCGGGACCACGTCGGCGATCATAGTAATAATCATCGTCGAAATCACGCTCACGGTCGTAGCTGAAAGAGTGGGGTGAATTGTTACGAATGGATGAAAGCGAACTAACGccaatgaaaaaataaatatctacTGTTGCATTCacttaaataaaatagaaaagcaGGTATTATAGGCAGGTTATGAGTATAATAGAGGCAttgagtaaatgaaaaaagtaTTATGCCGAAAGATTAATTACATCTAATACAAGATTCCTCTTATTACTTGCAGGCTCTTGCATGCAGTCCACAACCTCCTTAGCGCAACTTTTCTACTTCAGCtctttcgttaaaaaaaaataataataataataaagagcAGTAAAAGAaacacataaatatttatatttttcattgctGACTTACTATGCCGCCTTTCTGCTATAATCATACCGAGGGTGCCTTGGTTTAGGACTAGAGTCTCTGCGTCTGTCCCTACTGCCTTCGCGACTATTGCCCGAGCCTTCGTCATCGCCGTCCTCATATGAATCTCTACGATTCGGTGGACCAGATCCGACTTGACTTTCAGCCACAGAAGCGCCAACAGCTTCTTCTCTCTTACTTCTGTTATCGCTCGACGAGTCTTGTGCTACACTCAAAgctgcaattaaataattgaaacattaaaattaataaatcaagAATATTCACAATTatatatcgattttttttcaacataCAACTTGAAATATTAGACTGCTGCAGTCCAGTGACAACTCTAGCGACCCCAGTAGTCCTGTCATCGGGCATAATTTGTACGGACTCGTTAGAGGAAGCTCCACCAGGTATCTGTCTAATGTCGCTGTTAGGCTGCTGGATAGTCTCCTCTGGCTCATTGCCTCTTCCAGGTATTTCTCTTACTGCTCCAGGCTCTAGTTGATTTGACTGCGACACGATCGATGCGGTTCGTTGCTCTTCACCTGAAGGCTCGTTACGCGATTGCTGAGGCGGTGGCAGTGAACGTTCACGACCTGACGGATCATTACGCCGCTCGACAGTCTCCAAATCAGAGTTACGTTGCTGTGGCAGAGGTGGCTGCGAAACGGGCTTCACTCGCTCCTGTCCTGAGGGCACATCTCTTTTATCAGCTGTGCAAGGCAAATAAAGAATTACGGTTTAGTACTGATGATCTCAGTTTTAATAATCAAAGTATATTCACCAAGTATATTAGGGCGAGTGGGTGCTAcaggctgctgctgttcctgGCCCGATGGGTCGTTCCTTCGAGGATCGGACATCCGTGGTCCAAGCGTGTACTGTTCCTGGCCGGTAGGATCATTTCGACGTGGATCAACATTGCTAGACTGTCCCGGAACCTCACGTAAAAATGGTATATCATTTGGCACCTCATCGTTTTCATCATCCTGGCTCGGGGGGATAGGTTCGTGTTCCTGGGAATGAGGATCCGTTAACTCGCCTGTCTCCAAAAAAGTGTTTCTGTCGTTGGATGCGAATTCGTAATTATCGGGCGCCTGTAATCACAAATAATGTTTGAGTCAAGTTTCCTTTTTTAGACAAAAGTTCTCAATCGTCTATTTCGTAATATTACCTGTTCGGTTAGAATGGGTTGCTGTATCTGTTGAACCGTAGGCACCTCCACGTTACTAACTTCTTGTCTAAAATCGCGCATAACTGTTTCTTTCGGGGTTGCCGTTTGACGAAGGCCTTGATCGTTGTCCAATGTTTCCTTGTTAATCGAGTCTCGAGATCCGTAGATGTCCCTTTCTTGCAGTTCAGGTGCGACGACCTCGAGATTAACGAATTCCGATGGCTGTTGAATATTCTCGTAGTTTTCCACGTTTTGCTCGGGCTGCCACTGCTTGACGGCGCCGAGGGTGCGGTCGCCACCAAAGAATTCGTTCTCCGGCTGCGTGCGAACATTTTGTTTGTACCACTGGTCGTAGTTGGCTGCCTGAGCTACGTTTTCCGAAGATTTAGAACTACTTGCTTGGTGCGTTTCAAACTGCTCCTGAGATACCACTGCTTGACTTTCTACGCTATTCTGTAtaccaaaaaatattcaaGATAAAGCATACAAAACAAGTTGAAATATTGATGATCAGAATATAAACTCACGTGCTCTTGAGTTAAAATTGGTACGTTTTCAGATGTATTTTCTATATTCTCAGACTTCAAGCCTGGTATCGGTTGACGACCCCAATCATTGACGGCATGAGCTGCTGGCTGCTCGTCCTTACGAGGAGGTCCGTTTTCAACGTGCTGATTATATTGAGGATTAAGACTCATGTTATTTATACTGCTAGTTACTTCGGTGACTGTGTTCCACTCTGCTTCTTCGCCCCAATCTAAGTCTACATTGCTTTGAGGATGAAAACTTTCTACATTAGATGCAGCACTATTTTCCGCATTAACCTGGTTTGCATTGGAAGtctgaaaaaaaagtttttgtttAACAACATGACATGCGGGACATACAAGAAAATattcgataaaaaaatcaattacttGTGTTTGAAATTCATTGAGTGACGCACAACTAGTCGTCGGAGTAAGAGATCTCTTCCGATCCTCCAGTTGCTCAGTACTGCTAGACATGTTCGCCAGTGATCCCGAGGTTGTCGAAGTCGTCGACGAGTTGAAATGTGAGGGTAGCGCGTGAACCTGATGCCAATCGCCCTTGTTATTCTCCGATAATGCCGACTCTTCAAGAGAACCACCTGGCTGTAGCTTTGGCTGCCTCCACTGACTGTTTGGAATGTTACCTCCCGTACCACCCTGCTGCCAGGAAGGTAACGAGTTTGCCTCTTCTGCCTGTGACCACGTGTTAGAGGGTAGCGATTGCTGTCGAGGTAAAACGTTCGTGACATTTTCGGAATTGTTTTTCGACCACTGATTCGACATCAGGGCGTTTTGCGGAAGCCAATTTTGAGCGGGTTTATTTTCTTGCGATGATTCATGAGGGTTATAGAATTTGGGTTGATCATTGTTAATAGCATTGGAAGATGGATAGGCATGAGGGACTCTTTGCTGAAATTGATGTGATGCTTGCTGACTCTATGAACATAAGAATAATGACAGTTTGTTAGTACAAGCACTGTGAAGTTACAGGTCCTTgacatattttgaaaatacttgtAGGgcagatataaaaaaaaattgtgagcactgttgttatttattttagatcTGTCAAAGTATTTCGAAATTGCCAATAGACTCGATTGATAGCATACACAGATATTCTCAAACAAAACACATACTTGTTGTGGCCATTGGTTACTTCTGTTTTCAGAAAAATGATCTTGTTTCGCAGGAGTAGGTTCCTGCCAATAGCTAGATGCAGGAATTTCACCATGGTTTTGCTGCTGCCAATTATGCATGGGAACACTCTGCTGCTGATCGGTATTGGACCAGTTATAATTGTTTACAGAGGAAGGAGGCGGATGATTTTGATGGGTTGGCTGTTGAGAAAGTGGAGGTGTTTGATGGGCATGTTGCTGAGGTGGTGGAATTGGATGGATCTGATGCTGCGAAAGCGGAGGAGTTGGGTGAGTATGATGCTGAGGTGGTGGAGTTGGGTGAGTTTGATGCTGAGGTGGTGAAGTTGGATGAGCTTGATGCTGAGGAGGTTTTTGGTTATGTACTTGACTTGGTGGTGCAAATGGCAAACTCTGGCTATGCTGCTCATTGTGCCACTGAGACTGATCCACGGATCCAGAATACGATGTATTAGAACTAGGACGAGGAGGCGTAGACACTTGCTGATTATGACTGTAGTTTGTGTACTGCGGAAAGGAATCTGGCTGCTTTGGAGTAGGTTCTCTGACTGGTGGAGCAGTCCTGGGAATTTCCCTGCTAGTAGGACCATACTGGTTGATAGGAGGACCAGCTGCTTTGTTGTTCCCATTCAAATTCTTGTAGTAATTCTCTTGATTGGGAGGTGGAATGGATTGCTTTTGATTTGTATACGGTGGGATGAACTGATTCTGCAGTGGCTGTTGCTGCGGCTGCTGTTGGTGATGCTGTTGAGCCTGGGCCTCTGACTGTTCAATGCTCCAGTTCCAGGAGTCGTTGCCATTGCCATTACCGTTATCAACATTCCAGTCCCAAGAATCTTCTACCTGTTTTGTTGGATTGGCAAGTGGAGGAGGTTGAAATGCTGCATTGGGATCAACACTTGGCGGCCTCTGAGCAGGGCCTGGATTCCAAGGCTTTTGATTGTGAACTCCATATCCAGAAATACTGGGGTCAACTCTCGATCTCGTTGGCCGAACACGATAGGGATTCTAAAAGATCAATACAACAATGAACAATACCAAACTGAGCACAATTGAAGCAGGTCGAGTATCTCGATACTTACACTCATAATAATGTGAAAATAGCACCTTTACAAAGAAACGTCTGTACAAAATctgtaaacaaacaatatgGAACAAGATAAGAAAGCACCTCAGCATACTGTCTGATCATgtgcacacgtatacacaatCAACCCGAGAAACGGcgttatgataaaaaaaatacgtaaaaaatcTCGCGCAAACCCCGAGACAGCTCcctcgaataaaaaaaatagtcggCATTGAACGAGAACGTCACCAATGACAAGGCAAATTTCACAATAATTTCACAAAACGCAGAGCCAGAAGCAGCGAGAAAACAGACCTCGGAGAGACAGCTAGACAGAGACAGAAACTCGTTACTTATCCTACCTACGGAATACTTATATAGagcagcgcgcgagagataaaGCCAGCTGGGGGAacaacttttctctctctctctcgctctctctctcgagtctcAACCGCGGGGATCGCGATTTTCCGCGAATTATATAATGCCGTGACTATCGCCCGTCTCTTGGCGTGAAAATTCAGCAGCTACCGCACCACTGACCGCCAGGATTCTGCACCAGCTGTGAGACTCGCGCGGGCCGACTTCTCCGTGGCGTTCGCGAACGTGAAatgtgtacatacatacatagacACACAAAGAGACTCGGCGTTTCCAACACTCACCCGACTCTCCTAGCATTCATGAGGAGCTCATGTTAATAATCGCTCGTCCGGACTCTTCTCGCGGCTGCAGGTGCCCCTCGCGCGCTTCTTGCGTGACCTTGTTCGATATccggagagaagagagagagagagagagagagagagagagagagagagagtgcgaggGTGAGAGTTGTTTTATCCCGATTCGATGGAAAATCACAGGAGAGCACTAACTCGCGGACATTGCACGGGGAaaggcagcggcagcagcagcggagcggTGCACGTCACacggatttttctctctctctctccgcgagtCGACTCGAAAGTCGAATGAGCTAAACACCTAGCTTTTGCTTGCGTACGTCGGTTCGGTATATATAGGTAGGTATATACGATATGCGCGATTGGTACTGCACCAGTGCATGCTGATTGCTGTTGCTGTACTGACTGTGTAACCTGTATGCGTGGATGGCGGAATTTCTCGGGATCACCGCGAGATGGGCGCACCGACTCGATAAATTAAGTCCTATCACCTATGTGCGGGAACTCGGGAAGCACTTGAACATGGCTTCAATTTCAAGAGTTGTGGGGAGATAGAGTTAGAatgctattattttttcttcgtgtaaatttgaaaattaaattggcttgattgcgtattttttcttaatacaAAGATTGACATAAGGTCTTTTATTCAACAAAATGAAATTTGATAGGAACAACTATAATGTTATGATTTCAATTACTTTTATAGCCAGTAAAATGCAGCGAGATAGAAATTCTATAGTAGTTTcccatttttttcagtatttcCCCATATTACTTTCCCCATGTCGAACGCAGCTCATTATACATACGTTTTATCATCGAGTGCATAGTTTGTACACATTTTTCACGAAGATAAGAAGTCGCCTTCAATTCTATGCACAACGCGTAGACATATTTATGTAATTGTGCAATTATTAACATTTATTCCGGTCGTCCTGCGCTAATCATATCGATGGAGGAGCCAAAATAAAATCCACTGACGTGGTGGCTCTACACTGGTGTGCGGACTGTGCTGTTGCGGAAGCAAGACAGACTACAATTGTAAGCGGTGTCTGTGTGTAACTTGGAGAGTGTAGAGTCACTTGCGAGCATCAGCTCGAGAGCTTCACGTCAAATCGCTCTTTGGCGGACACAAATGTTAGGCAGAAAGTCGTAgaatttaattgaatttttgaattatttagtTAGGCCAAGAACAAGACAGTCAAGATGATTCTGCTGACGATGATAGCGAGGATAAGCGACGGACTGCCGCTGGCAGCTGCGATGCAGGAGGACGAACAGGTTAGAAAGCTCTTTTACGAAATACCGTGTTATTGATAACTTTTTGACAATATGACAACGATATTTGGGGAGACCGAGACGTTTGGAAGATTTTTATTTGCGTGATTATCAACCGGAGAATGTAACTTCAATTTTTTACGCTGATGCAAACGGTGctgtatttttcaacaatgtAATTATTGCTGTCTTTGGTTCGCTATTGCTAGTAGGCAGTGCACAGTCACTTCGATTAGGTTCTGTGTGATggtgtatttatttatttttttgtccatgaacaaaaattttaaatgtataatgaGAATTGGTTTGATGACTTGTTAACTAATTGACTTAGTAATAAAtgaatttcaattattttattaacaaacCACTGTTGAATTATTTCAGACAGGTAGAAGTATTTTGGAGTATCAAAATCAAGCCAAAATGCTGTTTAGGAAACTTGGACCACAATCTGAACCAAGGTGCACCATTGAAACTGGGCCATACTTTTTTCAGTAAGTAATTAATTAGGATTACATTGTAATCACACAATTATTAAACAATGTAGAAAGACTGTACACCTATTGATATACATTCGTATTATTACAGTTACCTCATAGAAAATGGTGTGTGTTATTTAGTTCTATGTGAACACCTCTACTCTAAGCGTACAGTATTCAGTTACTTGGAAGATATTGCGCAGGAATTCCACATTCAATATGGTAAAAAAGTTAACTCAGTTACAAGGCCATATTCATTCATTGAGTTTGGTAGGTTTATTCAATAAGATCAAATAACTTGTAGCTGTCTCTCACCAAGATTTCTTGATTATAATCTTTATTGTTGAATTTTCAGACACCTATTTGCAAAAGGCCAAGAAAATCTTCTCTGATAACAGATCTCGAAGAAACATGAATGCTTTGAATACGCAGCTGCAAGATGTGCAGAGAATTATGGTACGGAACATTGATGATGTCCTGCATAGGGGGACAGTACTTTCaggtaaaatatattttaattttttaatttaattccaTTTGCAAATATAACtgttttgtaaaatttatctTATGATGTTTCAGAGTTGGACACGAAAACGCAAAACTTATCCATGTTATCACAGAAatataaaaaggatgctgcataTTTGAATAGCAAATCCATGTACATCAAAGCAGTAGCCGGATTAGTAGCGTTTTCGGTATTtgtattgtattttttcattctttagtgaaaaaaagaaaacaagaaCTTGCCAAGATATTGTTATTTTGTGAAGGGCTAGTTTTGTAATCTAGTTTTTaagatataatttttcaaccatttttttttaatatagaaTGATTTGTTAAAAACTTTATGTTACGAATTGCTTTTTCTACCAGATGACACTATTTTCATTCCATTGAACTATGTTTTACAAAGGAGTTTTGgaaataaatttcataaatGCTACTATAATagcttattttaaaattaattttatacatAAGAGAATGTGTTGTGTCAATGTTTTGAAGGGAAGTGATTGCAATGTCTTTAAGAGGGAAACCAATAGACTATGTATTATAATGAACTTATTTTGatgttaaaatatttataaaaagttcGATCTTGTAGCTATGAAAAATAAcgtatttacaataaaaattcatacaaaAATATGAACAGCACTTGGAATTTGTCATTGTTGCATTTTCACTAATTCGTTATAATCTGGTATATATAACTCTTCATTGTTCTTATATCTTTTCCTTTCTAGACTAGGACATGACAATTCGTCTTCAGAATCTGAAATGTCCCCattgaagaaataattaacAGACGAATCTACGT
Coding sequences within it:
- the LOC100121224 gene encoding uncharacterized protein LOC100121224 isoform X3; translation: MSNPYRVRPTRSRVDPSISGYGVHNQKPWNPGPAQRPPSVDPNAAFQPPPLANPTKQVEDSWDWNVDNGNGNGNDSWNWSIEQSEAQAQQHHQQQPQQQPLQNQFIPPYTNQKQSIPPPNQENYYKNLNGNNKAAGPPINQYGPTSREIPRTAPPVREPTPKQPDSFPQYTNYSHNQQVSTPPRPSSNTSYSGSVDQSQWHNEQHSQSLPFAPPSQVHNQKPPQHQAHPTSPPQHQTHPTPPPQHHTHPTPPLSQHQIHPIPPPQQHAHQTPPLSQQPTHQNHPPPSSVNNYNWSNTDQQQSVPMHNWQQQNHGEIPASSYWQEPTPAKQDHFSENRSNQWPQQSQQASHQFQQRVPHAYPSSNAINNDQPKFYNPHESSQENKPAQNWLPQNALMSNQWSKNNSENVTNVLPRQQSLPSNTWSQAEEANSLPSWQQGGTGGNIPNSQWRQPKLQPGGSLEESALSENNKGDWHQVHALPSHFNSSTTSTTSGSLANMSSSTEQLEDRKRSLTPTTSCASLNEFQTQTSNANQVNAENSAASNVESFHPQSNVDLDWGEEAEWNTVTEVTSSINNMSLNPQYNQHVENGPPRKDEQPAAHAVNDWGRQPIPGLKSENIENTSENVPILTQEHNSVESQAVVSQEQFETHQASSSKSSENVAQAANYDQWYKQNVRTQPENEFFGGDRTLGAVKQWQPEQNVENYENIQQPSEFVNLEVVAPELQERDIYGSRDSINKETLDNDQGLRQTATPKETVMRDFRQEVSNVEVPTVQQIQQPILTEQAPDNYEFASNDRNTFLETGELTDPHSQEHEPIPPSQDDENDEVPNDIPFLREVPGQSSNVDPRRNDPTGQEQYTLGPRMSDPRRNDPSGQEQQQPVAPTRPNILADKRDVPSGQERVKPVSQPPLPQQRNSDLETVERRNDPSGRERSLPPPQQSRNEPSGEEQRTASIVSQSNQLEPGAVREIPGRGNEPEETIQQPNSDIRQIPGGASSNESVQIMPDDRTTGVARVVTGLQQSNISSSLSVAQDSSSDNRSKREEAVGASVAESQVGSGPPNRRDSYEDGDDEGSGNSREGSRDRRRDSSPKPRHPRYDRERDFDDDYYYDRRRGPDYAYNSREDLDRRDTSYRDDDRRLTSRDIETERLLVRDELNRREEIDDREGRRRLDDRRHDRSADPRRLDREPREFDSRYPRDPRDPRDPRDPRDPRDPRDRDYLDRDRGRRREDPRRPRRYPDYDPRDNRDQRDPREAFRRDYYDDPYARNSRPSSRSSYNDRERDFYVRSRDPYSSYGYNSYQGYDYGSNYNSNYYAYLENLRRTDPAAYAEWYHKYYQQQQQLTRGVTATYPEDRASVHSGRSSCDDRVFTNANIYFRTPNKALYVPCIGCSGWSKSPLRRRNMFCRNPTRNSSDKRNLTDVSLMEDQTTASSRLTPTKFSTAHTKGSFSIGSILHVHASYPTDGERARVDILKVDNLIPQDATLRELRYYPGPLIKGVTHKRTIIEYCENKIKKASTNEDIFEVSSYVLLYELMIMLIQQNGNVVGVDIASLLLRNKEAYPYDVSKPPKENIRRESTISQRSGASGGDRSTAEAVQLHEKEEQLKSRKTVEQLTDEFRNTLLYGLVQEALEFAMVEGLWGHALFLASKLDKRTHASVMARFANSLPPQDPLQTLYQLHSGRVPASVTCVSDSKWDDWRPHLAMIISNTSTNPEINRRSVSNLGDTLAARGDIYAAHFCYILSQADFGSYGSGNNVKLVLIGANHHKPYSEFLSTEAIMLTEIYEYAQKLSGSESFTLVELQTFKFNMAVRMVDYGLIEKALLYIEQVSTNIVSEPEKYKQSFINDVYVLGDRLKYHDPICKDSEEDVANLVWLNNLAEIVGKCAKGEIVQENNYYAPAPLTVDTTMDPPGNQNKWGMQNEYNTENIASTLMTVPDQDNYNMPNSANVQEAYGHSTDNEVQYNDNAMNVSQQQQQYYQSYQQQDYWATQQQQQHQSYDQQDYTSMEYSQANVQYGGEQPTVEEIQNKWAYESEKAPEEKAPATESKASGAAEHQQQQQQQQPMGNISMGPSGGKQYDPLEELEQLEPSKLGSNKPAAEAKKPQEKTDNKKQANGGGSWFGGLFSKLAPKPKNQMILPDDSNPAIVWDPVAKKWTNKEEEDGGGAAPLAPPPKMSELTGFKPAAQTPAAIPQNTPAGPPSLGGEAPANPAEETLGGLNASKMIAGGGGNMYKLAKNRSTRAKYIDVMNPGGNKAGGPGAAPPPAPLAVPTPVGSPAMPMAASSPQYFMPAPVNDPNAPVNFLTPLSNAAPQTNENSQALSRWSSTSSLSREVQSYTMRDPRLLQRDKRKSSLRQSNLSKLHPGTNDVQSRELEGSIAEDYSGPQQISAAISG
- the LOC100121224 gene encoding uncharacterized protein LOC100121224 isoform X15, with product MSNPYRVRPTRSRVDPSISGYGVHNQKPWNPGPAQRPPSVDPNAAFQPPPLANPTKQVEDSWDWNVDNGNGNGNDSWNWSIEQSEAQAQQHHQQQPQQQPLQNQFIPPYTNQKQSIPPPNQENYYKNLNGNNKAAGPPINQYGPTSREIPRTAPPVREPTPKQPDSFPQYTNYSHNQQVSTPPRPSSNTSYSGSVDQSQWHNEQHSQSLPFAPPSQVHNQKPPQHQAHPTSPPQHQTHPTPPPQHHTHPTPPLSQHQIHPIPPPQQHAHQTPPLSQQPTHQNHPPPSSVNNYNWSNTDQQQSVPMHNWQQQNHGEIPASSYWQEPTPAKQDHFSENRSNQWPQQSQQASHQFQQRVPHAYPSSNAINNDQPKFYNPHESSQENKPAQNWLPQNALMSNQWSKNNSENVTNVLPRQQSLPSNTWSQAEEANSLPSWQQGGTGGNIPNSQWRQPKLQPGGSLEESALSENNKGDWHQVHALPSHFNSSTTSTTSGSLANMSSSTEQLEDRKRSLTPTTSCASLNEFQTQTSNANQVNAENSAASNVESFHPQSNVDLDWGEEAEWNTVTEVTSSINNMSLNPQYNQHVENGPPRKDEQPAAHAVNDWGRQPIPGLKSENIENTSENVPILTQEHNSVESQAVVSQEQFETHQASSSKSSENVAQAANYDQWYKQNVRTQPENEFFGGDRTLGAVKQWQPEQNVENYENIQQPSEFVNLEVVAPELQERDIYGSRDSINKETLDNDQGLRQTATPKETVMRDFRQEVSNVEVPTVQQIQQPILTEQAPDNYEFASNDRNTFLETGELTDPHSQEHEPIPPSQDDENDEVPNDIPFLREVPGQSSNVDPRRNDPTGQEQYTLGPRMSDPRRNDPSGQEQQQPVAPTRPNILADKRDVPSGQERVKPVSQPPLPQQRNSDLETVERRNDPSGRERSLPPPQQSRNEPSGEEQRTASIVSQSNQLEPGAVREIPGRGNEPEETIQQPNSDIRQIPGGASSNESVQIMPDDRTTGVARVVTGLQQSNISSSLSVAQDSSSDNRSKREEAVGASVAESQVGSGPPNRRDSYEDGDDEGSGNSREGSRDRRRDSSPKPRHPRYDYSRKAAYYDRERDFDDDYYYDRRRGPDYAYNSREDLDRRDTSYRDDDRRLTSRDIETERLLVRDELNRREEIDDREGRRRLDDRRHDRSADPRRLDREPREFDSRYPRDPRDPRDPRDPRDPRDPRDRDYLDRDRGRRREDPRRPRRYPDYDPRDNRDQRDPREAFRRDYYDDPYARNSRPSSRSSYNDRERDFYVRSRDPYSSYGYNSYQGYDYGSNYNSNYYAYLENLRRTDPAAYAEWYHKYYQQQQQLTRGVTATYPEDRASVHSGRSSCDDRNSSDKRNLTDVSLMEDQTTASSRLTPTKFSTAHTKGSFSIGSILHVHASYPTDGERARVDILKVDNLIPQDATLRELRYYPGPLIKGVTHKRTIIEYCENKIKKASTNEDIFEVSSYVLLYELMIMLIQQNGNVVGVDIASLLLRNKEAYPYDVSKPPKENIRRESTISQRSGASGGDRSTAEAVQLHEKEEQLKSRKTVEQLTDEFRNTLLYGLVQEALEFAMVEGLWGHALFLASKLDKRTHASVMARFANSLPPQDPLQTLYQLHSGRVPASVTCVSDSKWDDWRPHLAMIISNTSTNPEINRRSVSNLGDTLAARGDIYAAHFCYILSQADFGSYGSGNNVKLVLIGANHHKPYSEFLSTEAIMLTEIYEYAQKLSGSESFTLVELQTFKFNMAVRMVDYGLIEKALLYIEQVSTNIVSEPEKYKQSFINDVYVLGDRLKYHDPICKDSEEDVANLVWLNNLAEIVGKCAKGEIVQENNYYAPAPLTVDTTMDPPGNQNKWGMQNEYNTENIASTLMTVPDQDNYNMPNSANVQEAYGHSTDNEVQYNDNAMNVSQQQQQYYQSYQQQDYWATQQQQQHQSYDQQDYTSMEYSQANVQYGGEQPTVEEIQNKWAYESEKAPEEKAPATESKASGAAEVSSPACHLTNTPTKHSSRSSLRQRRRQPSDDVTLPKLSLLLSAEELATGVKYPKLGSRYPRIPPTNEIRSKLPTNPKLSTGPPCAKPSEFLKCSVKKRNASDDEEPDDEDVVEEDEEEVEEQKEKDVEKDIALKRKPTTDLDIQFQQMKLDNLAPSTTKTSEERHKKPSNESGQTLVQYCNFEEKKVVKVAPHIRRKDVICDTVDAWSRRRRDSKEQLVVGWDRPRYRPLIFGGTYPIDAPFAEDARKVLLDGRSISKTFDIDAPTCLE